From a region of the Actinopolymorpha singaporensis genome:
- the proC gene encoding pyrroline-5-carboxylate reductase, with translation MNAVQHTIAVIGAGKMGEAILSGLLRAGWPATRLIATARRAERGEQLAERYGVRVLPNAEAAATADVLVIAVKPQDAGTLMVELAPAVPAGRLVVTLCAGLPTAFFEKRLPDATPVVRVMSNTPALVDQAMSAISAGSHASAEHLALTEEMLRPLGETLRLPESQQDAVTALSGSGPAYFYYLVEAMTDAGILLGLPRQVAHDLIVQAALGAAVMLRDTGEHPVALREAVTSPGGTTISAIRELESHRVRAAVLDAIEAARDRAREIAAAAE, from the coding sequence ATGAACGCCGTCCAGCACACGATCGCCGTGATCGGCGCCGGCAAGATGGGCGAGGCCATCCTGTCCGGCCTGCTCCGGGCCGGCTGGCCGGCGACCCGGCTGATAGCGACCGCCCGCCGGGCCGAGCGTGGTGAGCAGCTCGCCGAACGCTACGGCGTCCGCGTGCTGCCCAACGCCGAGGCGGCCGCCACCGCGGACGTGCTGGTCATCGCGGTCAAGCCGCAGGACGCCGGCACGTTGATGGTCGAGCTCGCTCCGGCCGTACCGGCCGGGAGGCTGGTGGTGACCCTGTGCGCGGGCCTGCCGACCGCGTTCTTCGAGAAGCGGCTGCCGGATGCCACCCCGGTCGTACGGGTGATGTCCAACACCCCGGCCCTGGTCGACCAGGCGATGAGCGCGATCTCGGCCGGTTCGCACGCCAGCGCCGAGCACCTCGCGCTGACCGAGGAGATGCTGCGCCCGCTGGGGGAGACGCTGCGGCTGCCGGAGTCGCAGCAGGACGCGGTGACGGCGCTGTCGGGTTCGGGTCCGGCGTACTTCTACTACCTCGTCGAGGCGATGACCGACGCCGGCATCCTGCTCGGGCTTCCGCGCCAGGTGGCGCACGACCTGATCGTGCAGGCAGCGCTCGGTGCGGCGGTGATGCTGCGGGACACCGGTGAGCATCCGGTGGCGCTGCGGGAGGCGGTGACATCTCCGGGCGGCACCACGATCAGCGCCATCCGCGAGCTGGAGAGCCACCGGGTCAGGGCGGCGGTCCTGGACGCGATCGAGGCCGCCCGCGACCGGGCCCGGGAGATCGCGGCCGCCGCTGAGTGA
- the aceA gene encoding isocitrate lyase yields the protein MSTTNSTTQHSRHNRADQHIPSPREAVAQHSPNGDRPVERQIRAAAQELRRVWETDPRWAGVRRDYAAEDVVRLRGSVPEEHTLARVGAERLWKLLHERDYVAALGALTGNQAVQQVRAGLEAIYLSGWQVAADANLAGQTYPDQSLYPANSVPQVVRRINNALQRADQITWAEGNADAPYWLAPIVADAEAGFGGVLNAFELMKAMIAAGAAGVHWEDQLASEKKCGHLGGKVLIPTGQHIRTLNAARLAADVSGVPSLIIARTDAQAATLVTSDVDERDRVFVTGERTAEGFYRVTNGLAACVSRGLAYAPYSDLLWMETSKPDLGVAREFAEAIKAEYPDQMLAYNCSPSFNWKQHLDDGTIAKFQRELGEMGYAFQFITLAGFHALNESMFELAKGYAREGMTAYVALQEREFAAERDGYTATRHQREVGTGYFDLVSTAISPQSATTALTGSTEEEQFISNRR from the coding sequence ATGAGCACAACGAACAGCACAACCCAGCACAGCAGGCACAACCGAGCGGACCAGCACATCCCCTCGCCTCGCGAAGCCGTGGCGCAGCACAGCCCGAACGGCGACCGGCCGGTCGAGCGGCAGATCCGCGCCGCGGCGCAGGAACTGCGGCGGGTCTGGGAAACCGACCCGCGCTGGGCCGGCGTCCGACGCGACTACGCCGCCGAGGACGTGGTGCGTCTGCGCGGTTCGGTGCCCGAGGAACACACCCTCGCCCGGGTCGGCGCGGAGCGGCTGTGGAAGCTGCTGCACGAGCGCGACTACGTGGCTGCGCTCGGGGCGCTGACCGGGAACCAGGCCGTCCAGCAGGTACGGGCCGGGCTGGAGGCCATCTACCTGTCCGGTTGGCAGGTAGCCGCCGACGCGAACCTCGCCGGCCAGACCTATCCGGACCAGAGCCTGTACCCCGCGAACTCCGTACCCCAGGTGGTGCGCCGGATCAACAACGCGCTCCAGCGGGCCGACCAGATCACCTGGGCCGAAGGCAACGCGGACGCGCCGTACTGGCTGGCACCGATCGTGGCCGACGCGGAGGCCGGCTTCGGCGGCGTGCTGAACGCGTTCGAGCTGATGAAGGCGATGATCGCGGCCGGCGCGGCCGGGGTGCACTGGGAGGACCAGCTGGCCTCGGAGAAGAAGTGCGGCCACCTCGGTGGCAAGGTGCTGATCCCCACCGGACAGCACATCCGCACCCTCAACGCGGCCCGGCTGGCGGCCGACGTCTCCGGCGTACCGTCGCTGATCATCGCGCGTACGGATGCGCAGGCGGCGACCCTGGTGACCAGCGACGTCGACGAACGCGACCGGGTGTTCGTCACCGGCGAACGGACCGCGGAGGGCTTCTACCGCGTCACCAACGGACTGGCCGCGTGCGTCTCCCGGGGACTCGCCTACGCGCCGTACTCCGATCTGTTGTGGATGGAGACGTCCAAGCCGGATCTGGGCGTGGCGCGGGAGTTCGCCGAGGCGATCAAGGCGGAGTACCCGGACCAGATGCTCGCCTACAACTGCTCGCCGTCGTTCAACTGGAAGCAGCACCTGGACGACGGGACGATCGCGAAGTTCCAACGCGAGCTGGGCGAGATGGGGTACGCGTTCCAGTTCATCACGCTGGCCGGGTTCCACGCGCTGAACGAGTCGATGTTCGAACTCGCCAAGGGTTACGCGCGCGAAGGCATGACGGCGTACGTCGCCCTGCAGGAACGCGAGTTCGCCGCCGAACGCGACGGCTACACCGCCACCCGGCACCAGCGCGAGGTGGGCACCGGTTACTTCGACCTGGTGAGCACCGCCATCTCGCCACAGTCGGCGACGACGGCACTCACCGGCTCGACGGAAGAGGAGCAGTTCATCTCGAACCGCCGATGA
- a CDS encoding proline dehydrogenase family protein gives MLRQALLTGARSRRLRKLVSTMPVSSAIVARYVAGETADEAVEAARRLLTDGLQSSIDYLGEDTRDRDQATRATQSYLILLDRLHRAGLTRGAEISVKLSAVGRSLGSDGEKIALDNARSIADAARNAGTTVTLDMEDHTSVDATLSILHELRRDFPETGAVLQAYLHRTEADCRDLAHEGSRVRLCKGAYNEPASVAYQKTADVDRSYVRCLKILMAGQGYPMIATHDPRLIEIAGALAMRHDRSRGSYEFQMLYGIRPQEQRRLADLGDTVRVYVPYGDEWYAYLMRRMAERPANTAFFLRSLLTRT, from the coding sequence GTGCTACGCCAGGCGCTGCTGACCGGTGCCCGCAGCCGGCGGCTGCGGAAGCTGGTCTCCACGATGCCGGTCTCTTCCGCGATCGTGGCGCGGTACGTCGCAGGAGAGACCGCCGACGAGGCGGTGGAGGCCGCGCGGCGGTTGCTCACCGACGGGTTGCAGTCCTCGATCGACTATCTCGGCGAGGACACCCGTGACCGCGACCAGGCCACCCGAGCCACCCAGTCGTACCTCATCCTGCTGGACCGGCTGCACCGCGCGGGCCTCACCCGGGGTGCGGAGATCTCGGTCAAGCTGTCCGCCGTCGGAAGGTCACTCGGCTCCGACGGAGAGAAGATCGCCCTCGACAACGCCCGGTCCATCGCCGACGCCGCCAGGAACGCCGGCACCACGGTGACCCTCGACATGGAGGACCACACCTCCGTCGATGCCACCCTGTCGATCCTGCACGAGCTGCGCCGCGACTTCCCCGAGACCGGTGCCGTCCTGCAGGCCTACCTCCACCGCACCGAGGCCGACTGCCGCGATCTCGCCCACGAGGGTTCGCGGGTGCGGTTGTGCAAGGGCGCCTACAACGAGCCCGCCTCCGTGGCGTACCAGAAGACCGCCGACGTGGACCGGTCCTACGTCCGCTGCCTGAAGATCCTGATGGCCGGCCAGGGCTACCCGATGATCGCCACCCACGATCCGCGGCTGATCGAGATCGCCGGTGCTCTCGCGATGCGCCACGACCGGTCCCGCGGCAGCTACGAGTTCCAGATGCTGTACGGCATCCGGCCCCAGGAGCAGAGGCGCTTGGCCGACCTGGGTGACACGGTCCGGGTCTACGTGCCGTACGGCGACGAGTGGTACGCCTACCTCATGCGCCGCATGGCCGAGCGTCCGGCCAACACCGCCTTCTTCCTGCGCTCGCTGCTCACCCGGACCTGA
- a CDS encoding XRE family transcriptional regulator, whose product MPADLHLPTFGQRLRHLRRNRQLTLAELGERVGRAPSQLSLLENGRREPKLTLITALAQALDVSVDELLSPTPPSRRAQLEIALEEAQREPLYKQLDLPPLRVGPRVPTEVLEHLTALYEELRRRDTKPTATPEDARAANAELRRRMRDRGNYFAEVERLAVETLTAVGYRGGTLSDALAAAIVMHCGFQVRYAEDLPRSVRSVTDLRNNRIYLRRESLGMHTHRGILLQTVGHFVLGHEQPRDFADFLRQRVEANYFAAAVLVPEQQAVPFLERAKADRDLAVEDLRDVFSVSYEMAAHRFTNLATRHLDLRCHFVRNDEAGTIYKAYENDGLLFPADPTGAIEGQRMCRRWAGRRVFGAPERYSAYYQYTDTPDGTHWCVSHVDPGRERDFAVTLGVAYEESRWFRGRETTNRATSRCPTGPCCSLPPPELSARWEGAAWPSARAHSHVLAALPTGNFPGVDETDVYTFLDRHAPS is encoded by the coding sequence ATGCCGGCAGACCTCCATCTGCCCACATTCGGGCAGCGACTGCGCCATCTGCGACGCAACCGACAGTTGACACTGGCCGAGCTCGGTGAACGGGTGGGCCGGGCGCCGTCCCAGCTGTCCCTGTTGGAGAACGGCCGGCGCGAGCCCAAACTCACCCTGATCACCGCACTTGCTCAGGCCTTGGACGTATCCGTCGACGAGCTGCTGTCCCCGACACCGCCGAGCCGGCGTGCGCAACTGGAGATTGCACTGGAGGAGGCGCAGCGCGAACCCCTGTACAAACAACTCGATCTGCCTCCTCTGCGCGTCGGGCCGCGGGTACCCACGGAGGTTCTCGAGCACCTCACCGCGCTCTACGAGGAACTCCGACGCCGGGACACCAAACCCACCGCCACGCCGGAGGATGCGCGCGCCGCCAACGCGGAGTTGCGCCGGCGGATGCGGGACCGCGGCAACTACTTCGCCGAGGTCGAGCGCCTCGCGGTGGAGACGCTGACAGCGGTCGGCTACCGAGGCGGAACGCTGTCGGACGCGCTGGCCGCCGCGATCGTGATGCACTGCGGGTTCCAGGTGAGGTACGCCGAGGACCTGCCGCGCTCGGTCCGGTCGGTCACCGACCTGCGAAACAACCGCATCTACCTGCGGCGGGAGTCGCTCGGGATGCACACCCACCGCGGCATCCTGCTGCAGACCGTCGGCCACTTCGTCCTCGGGCACGAGCAGCCGCGCGACTTCGCCGACTTCCTGCGTCAACGGGTGGAGGCCAACTACTTCGCCGCCGCCGTACTCGTGCCCGAACAGCAGGCGGTGCCCTTTCTCGAGCGGGCGAAGGCAGATCGAGACCTCGCCGTGGAGGACCTGCGGGACGTGTTCTCGGTGTCGTACGAGATGGCCGCGCACCGGTTCACCAACCTCGCCACCCGCCACCTCGACCTGCGATGCCACTTCGTCCGCAACGACGAGGCCGGCACGATCTACAAGGCGTACGAGAACGACGGGCTGTTGTTCCCGGCCGACCCGACCGGTGCGATCGAGGGACAGCGGATGTGCCGCCGGTGGGCCGGCCGACGAGTCTTCGGCGCCCCGGAGCGTTACTCCGCGTACTACCAGTACACCGACACCCCGGACGGCACGCACTGGTGCGTCTCCCACGTCGATCCCGGCCGGGAACGCGATTTCGCGGTCACGCTGGGCGTGGCGTACGAGGAGTCGCGGTGGTTCCGCGGCCGGGAGACCACCAACCGCGCGACGTCGCGCTGTCCGACCGGTCCGTGCTGCTCCCTGCCACCACCCGAACTCAGTGCCCGCTGGGAGGGCGCGGCCTGGCCGTCGGCGCGGGCGCACTCCCACGTGCTCGCCGCGCTGCCGACCGGCAACTTCCCCGGCGTGGACGAGACCGACGTCTACACCTTCCTCGACCGGCACGCCCCGTCCTGA
- a CDS encoding sugar phosphate isomerase/epimerase family protein — MRVPDARIALSTASVYPESTATAFELAARLGFDGVEVMVGADPLSQDVEALRRISDYHQMPIVSIHAPTLLITQRVWGTDPWGKIDRSAEAAKALGASVVVVHPPFRWQRDYARDFVAGIARRQAETGVSLAVENMFPWKAAGQGVQAYLPGWDPRDFDYAEVTLDLSHTATAGVDAYQMAYDLGDRLTHIHLADGNGSNKDEHLVPGRGSQRCSDVLELLARRGFTGSIVLEVNTRKATGRSEREADLVEALAFARLSFAAPVVPSYAVTADGTIEAVAPEPSGGESASGTSG, encoded by the coding sequence GTGCGCGTACCGGACGCCCGGATCGCCCTGTCCACGGCATCGGTCTATCCGGAGTCGACGGCCACCGCGTTCGAGCTGGCCGCCCGGCTCGGGTTCGACGGGGTGGAGGTCATGGTCGGTGCCGACCCGCTGAGCCAGGACGTCGAAGCCCTGCGCCGGATCAGCGACTACCACCAGATGCCGATCGTGTCGATCCACGCGCCGACCCTGCTCATCACGCAGCGGGTCTGGGGCACCGACCCGTGGGGCAAGATCGACCGAAGTGCCGAGGCGGCGAAGGCCCTGGGCGCGTCCGTGGTGGTCGTACACCCGCCGTTCCGGTGGCAGCGCGACTACGCCCGCGACTTCGTGGCCGGGATCGCCCGCCGCCAGGCCGAGACCGGCGTCAGCCTCGCGGTGGAGAACATGTTCCCGTGGAAGGCCGCGGGGCAGGGCGTCCAGGCCTATCTACCCGGCTGGGATCCGCGGGACTTCGACTACGCCGAGGTGACGCTCGACCTCTCCCACACCGCGACGGCCGGCGTGGACGCGTACCAGATGGCGTACGACCTCGGTGACCGGCTCACCCACATCCACCTGGCCGACGGCAACGGATCCAACAAGGACGAGCACCTGGTGCCCGGGCGCGGCAGCCAGCGCTGCTCCGACGTACTCGAACTCCTCGCCCGCCGCGGCTTCACCGGCAGCATCGTGCTGGAGGTCAACACCCGCAAGGCCACCGGGCGGTCGGAGCGGGAGGCCGACCTGGTGGAGGCGCTGGCGTTCGCCCGGCTGAGCTTCGCCGCGCCGGTCGTCCCGTCGTACGCCGTGACCGCCGACGGCACTATCGAGGCCGTCGCGCCGGAGCCGTCCGGCGGCGAGAGCGCGTCCGGCACGTCCGGCTGA
- a CDS encoding hemolysin family protein: MLTAVLVAASVLLILVCGVFVAAEFSLVTVSRPAVQRAAEAGMKGARSLEAALPNLSTHLSSAQIGITLTNLAVGWLAEPAVAKLLHAPLTAVGVGDGAVRGISLTLALVLVTLATMVFGELVPKNLAIAHPLGVARMVQLPQRVFTTATKPLTGALNSTANRVVRALGIEPQEELASARTPEELVSVVRSSAESGSLARSTAALVERMLRFDDKRARDVITPRTRLVWLADHDPAQRVIDLAREHGLSRFPVARGDDLDDIVGVVELSQAVAVPAAERATTTVGTLAGEPLVVPDTAPLDEVLWALRDYRTELCVVLDEYGGTAGITTFEDVVEEIVGEVSDEHDEQTPTHERTGDGWVISGLLRPDEVRDLTGIRLPADDHRYETVAGLVLHLLGKVPDAGDVAAVDGVRITVARMDNHRIDQVHLERVSDGDHPGDVQEEGGLGAGDRHGGNGHGDNGQAGNRQARNGHRGAGHE, from the coding sequence ATGCTGACCGCCGTGCTGGTGGCGGCGTCCGTCCTTCTCATCCTGGTCTGCGGTGTCTTCGTCGCCGCGGAGTTCTCGCTGGTGACGGTGAGCCGGCCCGCGGTCCAGCGAGCCGCCGAGGCCGGGATGAAGGGAGCGCGCAGCCTCGAAGCCGCTCTCCCGAACCTCTCCACCCACCTGTCCAGCGCCCAGATCGGTATCACGCTCACCAACCTGGCCGTCGGTTGGCTGGCCGAACCCGCGGTGGCCAAGCTGCTGCACGCCCCGCTCACCGCGGTCGGTGTCGGCGACGGCGCGGTGCGCGGGATCTCCCTGACTCTCGCGCTGGTGCTGGTGACGCTGGCCACCATGGTGTTCGGCGAACTGGTGCCGAAGAACCTCGCCATCGCCCACCCGTTGGGCGTGGCCCGGATGGTGCAGTTGCCGCAGCGGGTCTTCACCACCGCCACCAAGCCGCTCACCGGGGCGCTCAACAGCACCGCCAACCGTGTCGTCCGGGCGCTCGGCATCGAGCCGCAGGAGGAGCTGGCCTCGGCCCGCACACCTGAGGAGCTGGTGTCGGTCGTACGGAGTTCGGCCGAGTCAGGCTCGCTGGCGCGGTCCACCGCCGCTCTGGTCGAACGCATGCTCCGCTTCGACGACAAGCGGGCGCGCGACGTGATCACCCCGCGCACCCGGCTGGTCTGGCTGGCGGACCACGATCCCGCACAGCGGGTGATCGACCTGGCCCGCGAGCACGGCCTGTCCCGGTTCCCGGTGGCGCGCGGTGACGACCTGGACGACATCGTGGGCGTGGTCGAGCTGAGCCAGGCGGTCGCGGTGCCGGCCGCGGAGCGGGCGACCACCACCGTCGGTACGCTCGCCGGCGAGCCCCTGGTGGTGCCCGACACGGCACCGCTGGACGAGGTCCTGTGGGCGCTGCGCGACTACCGGACCGAGCTCTGCGTCGTCCTCGACGAGTACGGCGGGACCGCAGGCATCACCACCTTCGAGGACGTGGTGGAGGAGATCGTCGGCGAGGTGTCGGACGAACACGACGAGCAGACCCCGACTCACGAGCGCACCGGTGACGGCTGGGTGATCTCCGGCCTGCTCCGTCCGGACGAGGTTCGCGACCTGACCGGCATCCGGCTGCCCGCCGACGACCACCGGTACGAGACCGTCGCCGGACTGGTGCTGCATCTGCTGGGCAAGGTGCCCGACGCCGGAGACGTCGCAGCCGTGGACGGCGTACGGATCACGGTGGCCCGGATGGACAACCATCGCATCGACCAGGTGCACCTCGAACGCGTGTCCGACGGTGACCACCCCGGCGACGTCCAGGAGGAGGGCGGCCTGGGGGCGGGCGACCGCCACGGGGGCAACGGGCACGGGGACAACGGGCAGGCGGGCAACCGCCAGGCACGCAACGGACACAGAGGTGCCGGCCATGAGTGA
- a CDS encoding nitroreductase family deazaflavin-dependent oxidoreductase, which translates to MVLSKRIARFNKVATNRVLGKAAPRFRGMATVVHQGRRSGRRYETPVNVFERPEGYVIALTYGPDSDWVRNVLAAGGCEIVTRGETIRLTDPRLVHDESRTDMPKRVRFILARVGVSDFLHLRRAD; encoded by the coding sequence ATGGTGCTGAGCAAGCGGATCGCGAGGTTCAACAAGGTCGCCACCAACCGAGTTCTCGGGAAGGCCGCACCACGGTTCCGGGGCATGGCGACGGTCGTCCACCAGGGCCGCAGGTCGGGGCGCCGGTACGAGACGCCGGTGAACGTCTTCGAACGCCCCGAGGGCTACGTCATCGCCCTTACCTACGGCCCGGACTCGGACTGGGTGCGCAACGTCCTCGCCGCGGGCGGCTGTGAGATCGTCACCAGGGGCGAGACGATCCGGTTGACCGACCCCCGGCTGGTGCACGACGAAAGCCGTACGGACATGCCGAAGCGGGTCAGGTTCATCCTGGCCCGCGTCGGTGTGAGCGACTTCCTGCACCTGCGCCGCGCGGACTGA
- the trpS gene encoding tryptophan--tRNA ligase, with amino-acid sequence MNHPATNRTIFSGIQPTGRLTLGNYLGALGRFVDLQHTARCVFCVVDLHALTVEHDPKRLRQLTRETATIYLAAGLDPAVCVLTRQSDLSAHTELMYLLESTAYVGELNRMIQFKEKGRGRPRTRVSLYTYPVLMAADILLYGSTEVPVGEDQRQHVELARDLAIRFNRVYGPTFVVPEMSPATVGARVMDLQNPTAKMSKDAPADSLGSIRLLDPPEVVVRKISRAVTDASPDVGYDPENRPGVSNLLEILAGCTGEADPAALAGKYDGYAALKRDTADAVVSILEPLQNSYAELAADPAHVDATLRLGAERARELAAPTLAAARTAIGL; translated from the coding sequence ATGAACCACCCGGCCACGAACCGCACGATCTTCTCCGGCATCCAGCCCACCGGCCGGCTCACCCTCGGCAACTATCTCGGAGCGCTGGGCCGGTTCGTCGACCTGCAGCACACCGCCCGGTGCGTCTTCTGCGTCGTCGACCTGCACGCGCTCACCGTCGAGCACGATCCGAAACGGCTGCGCCAACTGACCCGCGAGACGGCGACGATCTACCTCGCCGCCGGGCTCGACCCGGCGGTCTGCGTACTCACCAGACAGAGCGACCTGTCCGCACACACCGAACTCATGTACCTCCTGGAGTCGACGGCCTACGTCGGCGAGCTGAACCGGATGATCCAGTTCAAGGAGAAGGGTCGCGGCCGGCCGCGCACCCGGGTGTCGCTGTACACCTATCCGGTGCTGATGGCCGCCGACATCCTGCTGTACGGAAGTACGGAGGTGCCGGTCGGTGAGGACCAGCGCCAGCACGTGGAACTCGCCCGCGACCTGGCGATCCGGTTCAACCGCGTGTACGGGCCCACGTTCGTCGTACCGGAGATGAGCCCGGCCACCGTGGGCGCACGGGTGATGGACCTGCAGAACCCGACCGCGAAGATGAGCAAGGACGCCCCTGCCGACTCACTGGGGTCCATCCGACTGCTCGACCCGCCCGAGGTGGTCGTCCGCAAGATCTCCCGCGCCGTCACCGACGCCTCGCCCGACGTCGGCTACGACCCCGAGAACCGGCCGGGCGTGTCCAACCTGCTGGAGATCCTCGCGGGCTGCACCGGCGAGGCCGACCCGGCTGCCCTCGCCGGGAAGTACGACGGCTACGCCGCGCTCAAACGGGACACCGCCGACGCGGTGGTGAGCATTCTGGAGCCGCTGCAGAACAGCTACGCCGAACTCGCCGCGGACCCGGCACACGTCGACGCGACCCTGCGCCTGGGCGCCGAACGCGCGCGGGAACTCGCCGCTCCGACACTCGCCGCCGCCCGGACGGCGATCGGGTTGTGA
- a CDS encoding SGNH/GDSL hydrolase family protein: MNVVRRRLRLRTILVLLGFASGSLAFAAPAQAAPPAYAALGDSYSSGLGTRSYYPDSGSCYRSPYSYPVLDAARLGARLTFLACAGATVAGVRGQVGGIPSGATLVTVSAGGNDAGFGNVLLRCALPWPMTCWDQIDHANTVIRTVLPGRLDGLYAAIRAAAPHARVLVVGYPRLFNGRECNLASRISSGEQRALNATADLLATTIAARAAAHGFGYADARGPFTGHSVCADAEWINGLSNPVAESYHPNRPGQRGYADLVGPALTSLAGSRQARV; encoded by the coding sequence ATGAACGTCGTACGGCGGCGGCTGCGGCTGCGCACCATCCTTGTCCTGTTGGGGTTCGCGTCCGGCTCGCTGGCGTTCGCCGCACCGGCGCAGGCGGCACCGCCGGCCTACGCCGCCCTCGGGGACTCCTACTCCTCCGGGCTCGGCACCCGCTCGTACTATCCCGACAGCGGATCCTGCTACCGCTCGCCGTACAGCTACCCCGTCCTGGACGCGGCGCGGCTCGGAGCCAGGCTGACGTTTCTAGCCTGCGCGGGCGCGACGGTCGCGGGGGTGCGCGGCCAGGTCGGCGGCATCCCTTCCGGCGCGACGCTGGTGACCGTCTCCGCCGGCGGCAACGACGCGGGGTTCGGCAACGTGCTGTTGCGGTGCGCGCTGCCGTGGCCGATGACCTGCTGGGACCAGATCGACCACGCGAACACCGTCATCCGTACGGTCCTGCCGGGCCGGCTGGACGGGTTGTACGCCGCGATCCGGGCGGCCGCCCCACACGCCAGGGTGCTGGTGGTCGGGTATCCGCGGCTGTTCAACGGCCGTGAGTGCAACCTCGCGTCCCGGATCAGTTCCGGCGAACAGCGTGCGTTGAACGCCACCGCGGACCTGTTGGCAACGACGATCGCGGCGCGGGCGGCAGCCCATGGGTTCGGCTATGCCGACGCGAGGGGGCCGTTCACCGGGCACTCGGTGTGCGCGGACGCGGAATGGATCAACGGCCTGTCGAACCCGGTAGCGGAGTCCTACCACCCGAACCGGCCCGGACAACGCGGGTACGCCGACCTGGTCGGTCCGGCACTGACCAGCCTCGCCGGCAGCCGCCAGGCCCGGGTCTGA
- a CDS encoding hemolysin family protein: protein MSDGAALILSVVLLAANAFFVGAEFSLVSVRRSQIEPLVEAGSRRARSTMWAIRRVTLMMAGAQLGITLSTVGLGAVAEPALAHLIQPAFEAVGVPHALLHPVAIVIALLVVVALHVVLGEMVPKNIALAAPDRAALALGPPLRAMVRAIRPVITGLNGVANGVLWLLRVTPQNEVDDAVTHEEVGHLLAESRDEGLVDEDEHRLTSEALAFAEGTAGDVAIPLDSVVLIDAGATAADVEQLSARTGHSRFPRRDVGGVLSGYVHLKDVLADTSDERPRPLTPDRIRRLPAITTGTPLVEVLAALRLGASHLARVDDESGTTTGVLTLDDVLLRLVPPRQHQEAR from the coding sequence ATGAGTGACGGCGCCGCACTGATCCTTTCGGTCGTCCTGCTGGCGGCGAACGCGTTCTTCGTCGGAGCGGAGTTCTCGCTGGTCTCGGTCCGCCGCAGCCAGATCGAGCCGCTGGTGGAGGCCGGGTCGCGCCGGGCGCGGTCGACCATGTGGGCCATCCGCCGGGTGACGCTGATGATGGCCGGCGCCCAGCTCGGCATCACGTTGTCCACGGTCGGGCTCGGCGCGGTCGCCGAACCCGCCCTGGCTCACCTGATCCAGCCGGCGTTCGAGGCGGTCGGCGTACCTCACGCGCTGCTCCACCCGGTCGCCATCGTGATCGCGTTGCTGGTGGTCGTGGCGCTGCACGTCGTACTGGGGGAGATGGTCCCCAAGAACATCGCGCTGGCCGCGCCGGACCGGGCGGCACTCGCCCTCGGCCCGCCGCTGCGGGCGATGGTGCGGGCCATCCGCCCGGTGATCACCGGGCTGAACGGCGTCGCCAACGGCGTCCTGTGGCTGCTGCGGGTCACCCCGCAGAACGAGGTGGACGACGCGGTGACCCACGAGGAGGTGGGGCACCTGCTGGCCGAGTCGCGCGACGAGGGCCTGGTCGACGAGGACGAGCACCGGCTGACCTCCGAGGCGCTGGCGTTCGCCGAGGGCACCGCCGGTGACGTCGCCATCCCGCTGGACTCGGTGGTGCTGATCGACGCCGGCGCAACTGCCGCCGACGTGGAGCAGCTGTCCGCCCGTACCGGCCACTCGCGTTTCCCGCGCCGCGACGTGGGGGGAGTTCTGTCCGGGTACGTCCACCTCAAGGACGTCCTCGCCGACACCTCCGACGAGAGGCCCCGGCCGCTGACGCCGGACCGGATCCGCCGGCTGCCGGCGATCACCACCGGCACTCCGCTGGTGGAGGTGCTCGCCGCCCTCCGGCTCGGTGCGAGTCACCTGGCCCGGGTCGACGACGAGTCGGGTACGACGACAGGGGTACTCACCCTGGACGACGTACTCCTCCGACTGGTACCCCCTCGCCAGCACCAGGAGGCCCGCTGA